In Indicator indicator isolate 239-I01 chromosome 16, UM_Iind_1.1, whole genome shotgun sequence, one genomic interval encodes:
- the PARP6 gene encoding LOW QUALITY PROTEIN: protein mono-ADP-ribosyltransferase PARP6 (The sequence of the model RefSeq protein was modified relative to this genomic sequence to represent the inferred CDS: deleted 1 base in 1 codon), which produces MGDWWGGGRGTASPASPAVPGCPQLSPGRGGAGPSGGGQPLAIGRGLPSNSPCNFPITCCPPTLSFHPCCPSTSLPSLICCPPTLCPQDLKGQYWTDDDSDGDNESEEFLYGVQGTCAADLYRHPQLDADIEAVKEIYSENAVAVREYGTIDDVDIDLHVNISFLDEEVATAWKVLRTEPIVLRLRFSLSQYLDGPEPSIEVFQPSNKEGFGLGLQLKKILGMFTSQQWKHLSNDFLKTQQEKRHSWFKTSGTIKKFRAGLSIFSPIPKSPSFPVIQDSVLKGKLGVPEARANRLMNRSVSCTVKNPKVEVFGYPPAGTQAGVAPFNILVGGHCKNIPTLEYGFLVQMMKYAEQRIPTLNEYCVVCDEQHVFQNGSMLKPAVCTRELCVFSFYTLGVMSGAAEEVATGAEVVDLLVAMCRAALESPRKSIIFEPYPSVVDPNDPKTLAFNPKKKNYERLQKALDSVMSIREMTQGSYLEIKKQMDKLDPLAHPLLQWIISSNRSHIVKLPLSRQLKFMHTSHQFLLLSSPPAKEARFRTAKKLYGSTFAFHGSHIENWHSILRNGLVNASYTKLQLHGAAYGKGIYLSPISSISFGYSGMGKGQHRMPSKDELVQRYNRMNTIPQSRSIQSRFLQSRNLNCIALCEVITSKDLQKHGNIWVCPVSDHVCTRFFFVYEDGQVGDANINTQDPKIQKEIMRVIGTQVYTN; this is translated from the exons ATGGGCGactggtggggaggggggagggggacggCAAGCCCCGCGTCCCCGGCTGTCCCCGGCTGTCCCCAGCTGTCCCCCGGCCGTGGAGGGGCCGGGCCTAGCGGGGGAGGACAGCCCCTCGCCATCGGCCGGGGCT TGCCCTCAAACTCACCCTGCAACTTTCCCATAACCTGCTGCCCCCCAAccctctccttccatccctgCTGCCCCTCAACTTCTCTGCCTTCTCTAATCTGCTGCCCCCCAACTCTCTGT CCCCAggacctcaagggtcagtaCTGGACGGACGATGACTCCGACGGGGACAACGAGTCTGAGGAGTTCCTCTATGGCGTCCAG gggacCTGTGCCGCCGACCTGTACCGCCACCCGCAGCTGGACGCCGACATCGAGGCCGTGAAGGAGATCTACAGCGAGAATGCCGTGGCCGTCAG GGAGTATGGGACCATCGATGACGTGGACATCGACCTCCACGTGAACATCAGCTTCCTCGAT GAGGAGGTGGCGACAGCGTGGAAGGTGCTGCGGACGGAGCCCATCGTCCTCCGCCTGCgcttctccctctcccagtACCTCGATGGCCCCG AACCGTCCATCGAGGTTTTCCAGCCGTCCAACAAGGAGGGCTTCGGGCTGGGCCTGCAGCTAAAGAA GATCCTGGGCATGTTCACATCCCAACAATGGAAGCACCTCAGCAACGATTTCCTGAAGACCCAGCAGGAGAAGCGGCACAGCTGGTTCAAGACGAGTGGCACCATCAAGAAGTTCCGTGCTGGCCTCAGCATCTTCTCCCCCATCCCCAA GTCTCCCAGCTTCCCTGTCATCCAGGACTCGGTGCTGAAGGGCAAGCTGGGCGTGCCCGAGGCTCGTGCCAACCGCCTGATGAACCGCTCCGTCTCCTGCACTGTCAAGAACCCCAAGGTGGAGGTTTTTGGCTACCCCCCGGCCGGCACCCAGGCAGGTGTCGCCCCCTTCAATATCCTG GTCGGCGGCCACTGCAAGAACATCCCCACGCTGGAGTATGGCTTCCTTGTCCAG ATGATGAAGTACGCGGAGCAGCGGATCCCGACGCTCAACGAGTACTGCGTGGTGTGTGACGAGCAGCACGTCTTCCAGAACGGCTCCATGCTCAAG CCGGCAGTCTGCACCCGGGAGCTCTGCGTCTTCTCCTTCTACACCCTGGGGGTCATGTCCGGCGCGGCGGAGGAGGTGGCTACGGGCGCTGAG GTGGTGGACCTGCTGGTGGCCATGTGCCGCGCTGCCCTGGAGTCCCCTCGCAAGAGCATCATCTTTGAGCCTTACCCCTCCGTGGTGGACCCCAACGACCCCAAGACACTTGCCTTCAACCCCAAG AAGAAGAACTACGAGCGGCTGCAGAAGGCCCTGGACAGTGTCATGTCCATCCGTGAGATGACGCAG GGGTCCTACCTGGAGATCAAGAAGCAGATGGACAAGCTGGACCCCCTGGCCCATCCCCTCCTGCAGTG GATAATTTCCAGCAACAGATCCCACATTGTCAAGCTGCCTCTCAGCAGG CAGCTGAAGTTCATGCACACCTCGCACCagttcctgctgctcagcagcccccCCGCCAAGGAGGCTCGGTTCCGCACCGCCAAGAAGCTCTACGGCAGCACCTTTGCTTTCCA TGGCTCTCACATTGAGAACTGGCACTCCATCCTCCGCAACGGGCTGGTCAACGCCTCCTACACCAAGCTGCAG CTGCATGGAGCAGCCTATGGCAAGGGCATCTATCTGAGCCCCATCTCCAGTATTTCCTTCGGATACTCAG GGATGGGCAAAGGGCAGCACCGGATGCCTTCCAAGGATGAGCTGGTGCAGAGGTACAACCGGATGAACACGATTCCCCAG AGCCGCTCGATCCAGTCCCGCTTCCTCCAGAGCCGCAACCTCAACTGCATCGCGCTGTGTGAAG tcatcacCTCCAAGGACCTGCAGAAACATGGCAACATCTGGGTCTGCCCTGTCTCAGACCACGTCTGCACTCGCTTCTTCTTTGT GTATGAGGATGGCCAAGTGGGAGACGCCAATATCAATACTCAGGACCCCAAAATCCAGAAGGAGATCATGCGCGTGATCGGCACTCAGGTGTACACAAACTGA